A region of Clostridiales bacterium DNA encodes the following proteins:
- the csaB gene encoding polysaccharide pyruvyl transferase CsaB, with amino-acid sequence MRVVHLIGGGDVGGAKIHVLSLVKELSKNIDVKIIALREGIFSREARSMGLDIEVVKGKSIISDLRKVIEIVKKGEYDFLHSHGAKANLFAVACKFMTKVCTITTVHSDYRLDYLQSKVKKLVYGTINAISIRFLHFYVAVSSEFKGMLVNRNFREENIYTLYNGIDFNLPVGKYNKDVVCEKYGLKIDENDYIVGILARLHPVKDIPTFLEASAKVLKSRKNVKFIIGGDGEQKAYLEKYARNLGVLDNVYFVGFVDNPYEFMSIVDVNVLTSLSESFPYSILEGTKLKKATISTDVGGIFDLIDHNKNGYLFNVGDYDLLAKYILNLLDDDELRNRFGEELNRKARKEFSLERMGETQLNIYYEIKNREKDVSHKVSDRYDVLISGYYGHNNMGDEAMLEAIVDTLKKERKRIKLAVLSQKPEETTKIHNVRSIYRFNLFSILKMLMKTDLYINGGGSLIQDNTSNRSLYYYLTLIVLAKLTRTKVMIYANGIGPVKNKFNKYITRVILNLVDIITVRDENSLVELEKLGVHGPKIELTADCALTLKSVSDERISEILREEGIDENRSLIGFSIRQWGDDLEYLNTIAKVADVAYEKYGLMPVFIAMQKNNDSKMSERIVKKMSSPAYIVRGNYSPKEILGIIGRVDILIGMRLHALVFASMEAVPCIGVVYEQKVEGFVNYIRQMSAGDVKKLEAGTLCEMLDEECQHRNMMKEYLVSIRKELQDKSIRNAKLALELLDRRKKRRI; translated from the coding sequence ATGAGAGTTGTTCATTTGATAGGTGGAGGAGACGTTGGGGGCGCAAAAATTCATGTGCTTAGTTTGGTAAAGGAACTTAGCAAGAATATTGATGTTAAGATAATTGCTTTAAGAGAAGGAATTTTTTCAAGAGAAGCCAGGTCTATGGGGTTAGATATTGAAGTAGTAAAGGGCAAGAGTATTATTTCCGATTTGCGTAAAGTAATAGAGATAGTTAAGAAGGGCGAGTATGATTTTTTGCATTCACATGGAGCCAAAGCCAATTTGTTTGCAGTTGCGTGTAAATTTATGACAAAAGTATGTACTATAACGACTGTACACAGCGATTATAGATTAGATTATTTGCAAAGTAAGGTTAAGAAGCTTGTGTATGGTACTATAAATGCAATTTCAATAAGATTTTTGCATTTTTATGTTGCTGTGTCTAGCGAATTTAAAGGGATGTTGGTGAATAGGAATTTTCGTGAAGAGAACATATATACTTTGTATAATGGTATAGATTTTAATTTGCCTGTGGGTAAATATAATAAAGATGTAGTGTGTGAAAAATATGGTCTTAAAATCGATGAAAATGATTATATAGTCGGAATTTTAGCAAGGTTACATCCAGTTAAGGATATACCTACTTTTCTTGAAGCCTCAGCAAAAGTTTTAAAATCGAGAAAAAATGTAAAGTTTATTATAGGTGGAGATGGTGAGCAGAAAGCGTATTTAGAGAAATATGCAAGAAATTTGGGTGTGTTGGATAATGTATATTTTGTAGGCTTTGTTGATAATCCATATGAGTTTATGAGTATTGTTGACGTAAATGTGTTAACTTCATTAAGTGAGAGCTTTCCTTATTCTATACTTGAAGGTACAAAGCTTAAAAAGGCTACAATAAGTACAGACGTTGGTGGTATTTTTGATTTGATAGATCATAATAAAAATGGATATTTGTTTAATGTGGGTGATTATGATCTTTTGGCTAAGTATATTTTAAATTTATTGGATGATGATGAATTGCGTAATAGATTTGGTGAGGAGTTAAACAGAAAGGCCAGGAAAGAATTTTCATTAGAGCGAATGGGAGAGACGCAGCTTAATATTTATTACGAGATAAAGAATAGGGAGAAAGATGTTAGTCACAAAGTAAGTGATAGATACGATGTATTAATATCAGGTTATTATGGTCACAATAACATGGGTGATGAGGCAATGCTCGAGGCGATAGTAGATACGCTTAAAAAAGAAAGAAAAAGAATAAAGCTTGCGGTATTATCGCAAAAACCAGAGGAGACGACTAAGATACATAATGTGAGGTCCATATATAGATTCAATCTTTTTAGTATATTAAAGATGCTTATGAAAACTGATTTGTATATAAATGGTGGAGGTAGTTTAATACAGGATAACACAAGTAATAGATCTTTATACTATTATTTAACTTTGATTGTGTTAGCAAAGTTGACAAGAACTAAGGTTATGATTTATGCTAATGGAATAGGTCCAGTTAAAAATAAATTTAATAAGTACATTACAAGAGTTATCTTAAATTTAGTTGATATCATAACAGTAAGAGATGAGAATTCATTAGTAGAGCTTGAGAAGTTGGGTGTACATGGACCAAAGATAGAGTTGACAGCTGATTGCGCACTAACATTAAAGAGTGTTAGTGATGAGAGAATAAGCGAAATACTAAGAGAAGAGGGGATAGATGAGAATAGATCGCTTATTGGTTTTTCCATAAGACAATGGGGCGATGACTTAGAGTATTTAAATACAATAGCTAAAGTTGCAGATGTTGCGTATGAAAAATATGGATTAATGCCAGTATTTATAGCAATGCAGAAGAACAATGACTCTAAAATGAGCGAGCGCATAGTAAAAAAAATGTCGAGCCCTGCGTATATTGTAAGAGGTAATTATTCGCCAAAGGAGATTTTAGGAATAATAGGACGAGTAGACATATTGATTGGTATGAGGTTGCATGCGTTAGTGTTTGCATCAATGGAAGCAGTTCCTTGCATAGGTGTTGTATATGAACAAAAAGTAGAGGGATTTGTGAATTACATAAGGCAGATGTCAGCTGGGGATGTAAAAAAGCTAGAGGCTGGTACATTATGTGAGATGCTAGATGAAGAATGTCAGCACAGGAATATGATGAAAGAATATCTTGTTAGCATAAGAAAAGAGCTTCAGGATAAGTCTATAAGAAATGCGAAACTTGCGCTGGAGTTGTTAGATAGGAGGAAAAAAAGAAGGATATGA